A window of Zingiber officinale cultivar Zhangliang chromosome 5A, Zo_v1.1, whole genome shotgun sequence contains these coding sequences:
- the LOC121980034 gene encoding F-box/kelch-repeat protein At1g16250-like, translating to MESVGVDEMSESIIPGLPNDLALRCLVMISHGYHGLLECVSKRWKRAIRSKYYADLKAEGGWSGDWLFVLGSNNSAMWLAYDPDVDRWRPLPQMPGPTSDEEFCRFSCANICNKFLVIGGCYIPRSTVWSETNLSEVNSVIVFDTFKKEWSTAASMSTKRIDFACTAIGEKVYVAGGRNSDKLQGLASAQILRVLITILDTSTDPRALAVACYDLSQFIKYHPAGRIIVSDLKAKDRVMKLMNHENAEVTKNALLCIQRLFLGAKYASFLQS from the exons atggaGTCCGTGGGTGTCGATGA GATGTCTGAATCTATTATTCCTGGTCTGCCAAATGATTTGGCTTTGAGATGTTTGGTAATGATCTCGCATGGATATCATGGTTTGCTAGAGTGTGTTTCGAAAAGATGGAAACGTGCAATCAGGAGCAAGTATTATGCAGATTTAAAGGCGGAGGGAGGGTGGAGTGGAGATTGGTTGTTTGTTCTTGGATCCAATAATTCGGCTATGTGGCTTGCTTATGATCCTGATGTAGATCGTTGGCGTCCGCTGCCGCAAATGCCAGGGCCCACTTCTGATGAAGAATTCTGTAGGTTTTCATGTGCAAATATATGTAACAAGTTCTTGGTGATTGGTGGCTGCTACATCCCACGTTCAACTGTATGGTCGGAGACAAATTTATCGGAAGTGAATTCCGTCATAGTTTTTGATACATTCAAGAAGGAGTGGAGCACTGCAGCCAGCATGAGCACAAAACGAATTGATTTTGCATGTACTGCAATAGGCGAGAAGGTTTATGTAGCTGGTGGAAGGAACTCAGATAAGCTTCAAGGACTTGCTAGCGCTCAA ATTCTACGTGTTCTGATCACAATCCTTGACACTTCTACCGATCCTAGGGCTCTTGCTGTTGCATGTTATGATCTTTCTCAGTTTATCAAGTATCATCCTGCTGGAAGAATCATCGTGTCAGACCTGAAGGCCAAGGACAGAGTGATGAAGCTCATGAATCATGAAAATGCTGAGGTGACGAAGAATGCTCTTCTTTGCATCCAAAGGCTTTTCCTTGGGGCCAAGTATGCTAGCTTTTTACAGTCTTAA